From a single Lytechinus variegatus isolate NC3 chromosome 9, Lvar_3.0, whole genome shotgun sequence genomic region:
- the LOC121422100 gene encoding D(2) dopamine receptor-like: protein MSMESLGSMDSVNDTEGPQVGMLQDANGNGTIDPEEKVSIVAMIFLPIIIFVGVFGNTLVCIAVIRIHKLRTVANSFVVSLAISDLAVCVIVLPLGLYEAINFGSWYLGDILCNTWLSLDIILSTASVWNLCAIAGDRYLAITKPIWYANRRSSKLAFIAIAAAWGLPVLLTVPSTILMYHNARDYENVCYLNVNLSYVIIACILAFFLPCVLVLGVYIRIFMAARDHFLRKPSAARNRKKSSSAGTDRSLDSMGDSSGNANAGVTINGKTEYTMTGSAGSINALNNPARKISTSASTENSLDLLDNRPPLKRRTSRIPRISVSREKKAAIVLSIVVGAFIICWLPYFTAVLLYAASGGRIVASDEAFVAFSWLGWLNSIINPIIYTIFTKDFRKAFKYILKCQCDNWIPTRTSSSR from the coding sequence ATGAGCATGGAGAGCTTAGGGAGTATGGATTCTGTCAATGACACAGAAGGTCCCCAAGTTGGAATGCTTCAAGATGCCAACGGAAACGGGACCATTGACCCAGAAGAGAAGGTCAGCATTGTTGCTATGATCTTCCTACCAATCATCATCTTCGTAGGTGTCTTTGGAAACACTCTTGTCTGCATTGCCGTGATCCGCATCCACAAGCTCCGCACAGTGGCGAATTCTTTCGTGGTCTCCCTGGCCATATCCGACCTCGCCGTCTGTGTCATTGTCCTCCCACTGGGTCTCTACGAAGCCATCAATTTCGGTAGCTGGTACCTTGGTGATATCCTCTGCAACACTTGGCTCTCACTGGACATTATCCTCAGTACTGCTTCAGTTTGGAACCTCTGTGCAATTGCAGGAGATCGATATCTGGCAATCACCAAGCCCATCTGGTATGCGAACAGAAGATCTAGCAAATTAGCTTTCATTGCTATTGCAGCGGCTTGGGGCTTACCGGTGCTACTCACGGTTCCTTCTACTATTTTAATGTATCATAACGCCCGTGATTATGAAAACGTATGCTACCTAAATGTCAATCTTTCGTATGTTATTATCGCTTGTATCCTTGCTTTCTTCCTACCGTGTGTACTTGTTCTTGGTGTCTACATTCGTATATTCATGGCCGCAAGGGATCACTTCCTCCGAAAACCGTCTGCAGCTCGTAACCGGAAGAAGTCCTCCAGCGCTGGCACTGACCGCAGTTTGGACAGCATGGGTGATAGCAGCGGTAATGCAAACGCGGGCGTTACGATCAATGGCAAGACGGAGTATACGATGACCGGAAGTGCGGGAAGTATCAACGCTCTCAACAACCCCGCAAGGAAGATCAGTACGTCTGCTTCGACAGAGAACTCCTTGGACCTTCTGGACAACCGTCCACCACTGAAACGACGCACGTCCAGGATCCCACGTATTTCTGTTAGCAGGGAGAAGAAAGCCGCCATAGTCCTTTCCATCGTTGTAGGTGCCTTCATCATCTGCTGGTTACCATACTTCACTGCTGTTCTTCTTTATGCTGCCTCTGGTGGAAGAATTGTGGCATCAGATGAGGCTTTCGTCGCATTTTCTTGGTTAGGCTGGTTAAACAGCATCATCAATCCCATCATCTACACTATCTTTACCAAGGATTTCAGGAAAGCTTTCAAATACATCTTAAAATGCCAGTGCGACAATTGGATACCAACGCGTACATCAAGCTCACGCTAG